A window of the Desulforapulum autotrophicum HRM2 genome harbors these coding sequences:
- a CDS encoding methyltetrahydrofolate--corrinoid methyltransferase: MFEVIGERINTSRKRVQAAVADRDADYIINDVKQQQQAGAKFIDVNAGARIGHEEADMRWLLDTIQPVCDIPLSLDSPDPAILEMAFAMVKMPPMINSISLENERFNAMMPFLSGKDCRVIALCMDDAGMPGSSDDILGRAKTLVDELNKIGIPTANIYVDPLVQPISTESSKGVMVLDAVRAIKAQFPEVHITGGLSNISYGLPQRHIINRTFVSLMMDAGMDSAIIDPLDKKIMATIKTADMLLGHDQFCMNYLKGVRAGAIES, encoded by the coding sequence ATGTTTGAAGTAATTGGAGAAAGAATCAACACCTCCAGAAAACGGGTCCAGGCAGCCGTGGCTGACCGGGATGCAGATTATATCATCAACGATGTAAAACAACAGCAGCAGGCCGGTGCCAAATTTATAGATGTGAATGCCGGTGCCCGCATTGGCCATGAAGAAGCGGATATGCGCTGGCTGCTGGATACGATTCAACCGGTTTGTGACATTCCGCTGTCCCTGGACAGTCCGGATCCGGCCATCCTTGAAATGGCCTTTGCCATGGTCAAAATGCCGCCCATGATCAACTCCATTTCCCTGGAAAATGAGCGATTTAACGCCATGATGCCCTTTCTTTCCGGAAAAGATTGCAGGGTCATTGCCCTGTGCATGGATGATGCCGGCATGCCCGGCTCTTCGGATGATATCCTGGGGCGGGCCAAAACCCTGGTGGACGAGTTGAACAAAATCGGTATCCCCACGGCCAACATCTATGTGGATCCCCTGGTACAGCCCATTTCCACTGAATCCAGCAAGGGGGTCATGGTATTGGATGCGGTCAGGGCCATCAAAGCCCAATTCCCTGAAGTCCACATCACAGGAGGGCTGTCCAATATTTCCTACGGCCTTCCCCAGCGCCACATCATCAACCGGACCTTTGTCTCCCTGATGATGGATGCGGGCATGGATTCCGCCATTATAGATCCTTTGGATAAAAAAATCATGGCCACCATTAAAACAGCAGACATGCTGCTGGGTCATGATCAGTTCTGCATGAATTACCTTAAAGGGGTCCGCGCCGGCGCCATTGAAAGTTAA
- a CDS encoding PAS and helix-turn-helix domain-containing protein produces the protein MTRQYAETILNSLSAHIAIIDSNGIIIDTNKAWREFAISNNPGMRPDMLNINYLKICDAANGETAGSAAQVAMGIRQVIKGDIDEFVMDYPCHSPGNKRWFYMRAVRVAGSQPLQIVVSHENITPLKIAEHKLLQREAELKQKTLGLEEANAALRALLRHRDEDLKEMEQTFFQNLKQTIFPSFDQLKKLNPSGKEKKIISLIESELNNIASPFLRHISNFEAVLTPQELKIASLIKQGQSSKEIADLLNLSITTVNFHRRNLRDKLGLKNTATNLNTFLLHLN, from the coding sequence ATGACACGACAATATGCTGAAACCATCCTTAATTCATTATCCGCCCACATTGCCATCATTGACTCAAATGGTATTATTATAGATACCAATAAAGCCTGGCGGGAATTCGCTATATCCAACAACCCAGGTATGAGACCGGATATGCTCAATATAAATTATCTTAAAATATGTGATGCTGCCAATGGTGAAACAGCGGGAAGTGCTGCCCAGGTTGCAATGGGTATCAGGCAGGTCATCAAAGGAGATATTGATGAATTTGTCATGGATTATCCCTGCCATTCTCCAGGGAATAAACGCTGGTTTTACATGCGAGCCGTCCGGGTTGCAGGGTCACAGCCTTTACAGATTGTTGTCAGCCATGAAAACATCACGCCACTCAAAATAGCAGAGCATAAGCTGCTGCAAAGGGAAGCCGAGCTCAAGCAGAAAACCCTTGGGCTTGAAGAAGCCAATGCGGCGTTAAGAGCTCTGCTGCGTCATCGGGATGAAGACCTTAAGGAAATGGAACAGACTTTTTTTCAGAACCTTAAACAGACGATTTTTCCGTCCTTTGACCAGTTAAAAAAATTAAATCCCTCGGGCAAAGAAAAAAAAATAATCAGTCTTATTGAATCGGAGTTGAATAATATTGCCTCTCCATTTTTGCGCCATATTTCAAATTTTGAGGCCGTGCTTACCCCGCAGGAATTAAAGATTGCCTCATTGATTAAGCAGGGCCAATCTTCCAAAGAAATTGCTGATTTATTAAACCTTTCCATAACCACTGTTAATTTCCATCGACGCAATCTGCGTGACAAACTGGGTTTGAAAAATACTGCAACCAATTTAAATACATTTTTACTGCATTTAAACTAA
- a CDS encoding corrinoid protein has protein sequence MTDFNAMTEALVSCDAEKLTELVNAAIKAGEPASKILNKGLIAGMDIVGEKMENGDMFIPEVLMAAQAMGACVEILKPLLGEGEGAAGASVIIGTVKGDLHDIGKNLVAMMMESAGLEVHNLGVDISPENFVEEIKNKNAQIVCLSALLTTTMPAMKQTVDAIVEAGLRDQVKIMVGGAPVTQAFADQIGADGFAADAGSASKMAKSYVN, from the coding sequence ATGACTGATTTCAATGCAATGACAGAGGCCCTGGTATCCTGTGATGCCGAAAAACTTACCGAACTGGTCAATGCAGCCATAAAAGCTGGTGAGCCTGCCAGCAAAATTCTCAACAAAGGACTCATTGCGGGCATGGACATTGTCGGTGAAAAAATGGAAAACGGCGATATGTTCATCCCGGAAGTCCTCATGGCAGCCCAGGCCATGGGCGCGTGCGTGGAAATCCTCAAACCCCTGCTGGGTGAAGGAGAGGGCGCTGCAGGTGCCTCAGTGATCATCGGAACCGTCAAAGGTGACCTCCATGACATCGGCAAAAACCTGGTGGCCATGATGATGGAAAGTGCCGGCCTTGAAGTACACAACCTGGGTGTTGATATATCCCCTGAAAATTTTGTCGAGGAAATCAAAAATAAAAACGCCCAGATTGTCTGCCTTTCTGCCCTGCTGACCACCACCATGCCGGCCATGAAACAGACCGTGGACGCCATTGTGGAAGCGGGCCTGAGAGACCAGGTCAAAATTATGGTGGGCGGTGCACCCGTGACCCAGGCCTTTGCCGATCAGATCGGTGCCGACGGATTTGCAGCAGATGCCGGCTCTGCCTCTAAAATGGCAAAATCCTACGTCAATTAA
- a CDS encoding ATP-binding protein, whose protein sequence is MKRKEDFINDKRRISYLGATYNRIYRRQSVLIEGDYGVGKTRFLKLLQPKKLHAVWVESLFNIHETLASILKKLNYDTIATYRRTPQYLEMICSLSNCFILIDEANDLDPRVWPYLKRVIDAGVPIVFAGLPKVRTFLTREHPDILSRLKTLILYPIVVEDFIVEYKDIEQEAIEQIYMTTKGDMRKFREICTDCRDRAKELKYTFVDINLALEFLSDLPPQ, encoded by the coding sequence ATGAAACGAAAAGAAGATTTTATAAATGACAAACGCCGCATTTCTTATCTGGGGGCCACATATAACCGAATCTATCGTAGGCAGAGCGTCTTGATCGAGGGTGATTATGGCGTGGGTAAAACCCGTTTCTTGAAATTGCTGCAACCGAAAAAACTTCATGCCGTCTGGGTGGAGTCACTGTTCAACATACATGAAACCCTGGCATCGATTTTAAAGAAGCTAAATTACGACACAATCGCCACCTACCGGCGAACCCCTCAATATTTGGAAATGATATGCAGTCTGTCCAACTGCTTTATTTTAATCGACGAGGCAAACGATCTTGATCCCCGGGTCTGGCCCTACCTCAAAAGGGTTATCGATGCCGGTGTTCCCATTGTATTTGCAGGATTACCAAAGGTGAGGACCTTTTTAACCCGCGAGCATCCAGACATCCTCAGCCGCTTGAAAACGCTTATTCTATACCCGATTGTGGTAGAAGATTTCATTGTCGAGTACAAGGATATTGAACAGGAGGCCATTGAACAGATTTATATGACGACCAAAGGCGATATGAGAAAATTCAGAGAAATTTGTACAGACTGCAGGGACAGAGCAAAGGAGTTGAAATACACCTTTGTTGACATCAATCTTGCCTTGGAATTTCTCTCTGATCTTCCTCCTCAATAA
- a CDS encoding TraR/DksA family transcriptional regulator, producing the protein MMENQQRLKLKENIKEKLKPIKKTIESYELLIKPVSPDNAIGRLTRMEAINSKSMNEAALKRARITLSKLERALARIGSPDFGLCSACEEPIPFARLMILPETELCVKCAGNMGS; encoded by the coding sequence ATGATGGAAAACCAACAAAGATTAAAACTGAAAGAAAATATCAAAGAGAAACTGAAACCGATAAAAAAGACTATCGAGTCCTATGAACTGCTGATAAAGCCGGTTTCCCCGGATAACGCCATTGGTCGGCTCACCCGCATGGAAGCAATCAACAGTAAAAGTATGAATGAAGCCGCTTTAAAAAGAGCCAGAATCACACTGTCAAAGCTGGAACGCGCGCTTGCCAGGATTGGTTCCCCTGATTTCGGCTTGTGCAGCGCATGTGAAGAGCCGATTCCATTTGCAAGATTAATGATCTTGCCTGAAACCGAACTGTGCGTTAAGTGTGCTGGAAATATGGGTAGTTGA
- a CDS encoding trimethylamine methyltransferase family protein, which produces MYDRMQELTTAQMEKIHDAAMDLLKNTGVAFNDKEAVEIFKSNGFKVEGTKVFFEESQIQKALKTAPKRFTVHARNPEKNVEIGEDDFVFLPGYGAPFVMDARGNQRQATMEDYDNFCKLIQTSPYIDMNGWMMVEPADMPHETVHLDLNLSNMLLCDKPFMGSPTSRQGAIDGIEMAGILWGGKENIKDKTVSVSLINSLSPLQFSEEMAGSLIELARYNQACVVASLIMAGGSGPVTLAGVIALQNAEILAGLTLAQLVRPGVPIIYGSTSSAMDMKTGALSIGAPELSKNIHMVAQMARFYNLPSRAGGGLTDAMAMDAQAGVESALALETAARSGIHFILHACGILGSYIAMSFEKFMVDEETCGLIRSMQKPLEITDESIDIDIIKQVGIGGQYLTHPKTFKLCRTEFFTPSLMARQNPDAWLKAGKKSIEMIAEDRVTKRLASYEKPEIDPEIEKALIQYVEKRKNA; this is translated from the coding sequence ATGTATGATCGCATGCAGGAACTGACCACCGCACAAATGGAAAAAATCCATGACGCTGCCATGGATCTTCTCAAAAACACAGGTGTGGCGTTCAATGACAAAGAAGCCGTGGAGATTTTCAAATCCAATGGGTTTAAAGTGGAAGGCACCAAAGTCTTTTTTGAAGAATCACAAATTCAAAAGGCTCTGAAAACAGCACCTAAACGTTTTACCGTCCATGCCAGGAACCCTGAGAAAAATGTGGAAATAGGTGAGGACGATTTTGTCTTCCTTCCCGGTTATGGTGCTCCCTTTGTCATGGATGCCAGGGGCAACCAGCGCCAGGCCACAATGGAAGACTACGACAATTTTTGTAAACTTATCCAGACCTCTCCCTATATTGACATGAACGGCTGGATGATGGTGGAACCAGCTGACATGCCCCACGAGACCGTTCACCTGGATCTCAACCTCTCCAACATGCTGCTCTGTGACAAACCCTTTATGGGCAGCCCAACATCCAGACAGGGCGCCATTGACGGGATTGAAATGGCCGGAATTCTCTGGGGCGGAAAGGAGAACATCAAGGACAAGACCGTATCAGTCTCTTTGATCAACTCCCTGTCCCCCCTCCAGTTTTCCGAAGAAATGGCAGGCTCACTCATTGAACTGGCCAGGTACAACCAGGCCTGTGTTGTCGCATCCCTCATCATGGCCGGCGGCTCTGGTCCTGTAACGCTTGCCGGAGTGATTGCCCTCCAGAATGCTGAAATTCTGGCCGGCCTCACTCTGGCCCAGCTGGTACGACCAGGAGTACCTATAATTTACGGATCAACCTCCTCTGCCATGGACATGAAAACCGGAGCCCTTTCCATTGGTGCACCGGAGCTGTCAAAAAACATTCACATGGTGGCCCAGATGGCCAGGTTCTACAACCTGCCCTCCAGGGCAGGCGGCGGGCTCACAGATGCCATGGCCATGGATGCCCAGGCCGGTGTTGAATCAGCCCTGGCCCTTGAAACGGCAGCCAGAAGCGGAATACACTTCATCCTCCATGCCTGTGGAATCCTGGGATCATACATTGCCATGAGTTTTGAAAAATTCATGGTGGACGAAGAGACCTGCGGTCTGATCCGTTCCATGCAGAAACCTTTGGAAATAACCGACGAAAGCATTGATATTGACATAATCAAGCAGGTGGGGATCGGCGGCCAGTACCTGACCCATCCCAAGACCTTCAAACTCTGCCGGACTGAATTTTTCACGCCCTCCTTGATGGCACGCCAGAATCCCGATGCCTGGCTCAAGGCCGGCAAAAAATCCATTGAAATGATAGCAGAAGACCGGGTTACCAAACGCCTTGCAAGCTATGAAAAGCCAGAGATTGATCCCGAGATAGAAAAAGCACTTATCCAATATGTTGAAAAACGTAAAAACGCATAA
- a CDS encoding bifunctional acetyl-CoA hydrolase/transferase family protein/GNAT family N-acetyltransferase, whose protein sequence is MNLDSYCPDKIMTAESAISKIKIGSRIFIGTGCGEPQHLIHTMVSNKALEDILIYQMLSFSLSRYVDEPSFLGRFSLKLFFISREMRKAAFEGKIDYIPAYLSQIPRLFYSKRIGLDVALIQVSPPDKHGFCSLGVSVDITRAGMANSTLVIAQVNAQMPRTLGDSSVHIDEIDYFVFHDEPILEFSPTIYPDNNVAQRIGHYVSQLISDNATIQVGFGTLPNEILLYLKDKRNLGIHTQVITDAFLPLLEQKVVTCKKKNHMPGRVVASLCMGSRKLYDYVDDNSLINLLPSEYVNDPNVIAMNNNLISISSALEVDLTGQINSDSVGYKFYSGIGDQVDFIRGSAMSKNGFSIIALPSTAQNGRLSRIVSHLSEGAGMATTRGDVNFVVTEYGIAELQGKSIYQRVMELAQIAHPKFRDELIQHAKKQHFIFADQLPPSEDDLLFLEDYKTVFNLRDGRTIGFRPLMSADEFDFRNFFYSLHEETIYRRFFYRKRVLPRREIQKIRVNVDYRKNMTLIGLIPIGGHKEIVAVASYAEESQDKYAEVAFVVGENYQRLGLASFMLKQLENIAKENDFIGFKAVVLKENRGMINVFKKHYPELVKIKDDGMEMELQMKFE, encoded by the coding sequence GTGAACCTTGATTCCTACTGCCCTGATAAAATAATGACGGCAGAATCTGCCATTTCCAAAATTAAAATCGGTAGTCGTATCTTTATCGGGACCGGCTGCGGAGAACCGCAGCATCTGATTCACACCATGGTATCCAATAAAGCGCTTGAGGACATCCTGATCTATCAGATGCTGTCATTTTCATTGTCCCGGTATGTGGATGAGCCCTCATTTTTAGGACGATTTTCCCTCAAACTCTTCTTTATCAGCCGGGAGATGAGAAAGGCAGCCTTTGAGGGAAAAATTGATTATATTCCCGCCTATCTGTCCCAAATTCCGAGATTATTTTACAGCAAACGAATCGGACTTGATGTGGCACTGATTCAGGTGAGTCCTCCTGATAAACATGGATTTTGCAGCCTGGGGGTTTCGGTGGATATCACCCGCGCCGGTATGGCCAATTCCACCCTTGTCATCGCCCAGGTGAATGCACAAATGCCTCGAACCCTTGGAGACAGCAGTGTTCACATCGACGAAATCGATTATTTCGTTTTCCATGATGAACCGATACTGGAATTTTCTCCTACAATTTATCCCGATAATAATGTGGCCCAAAGAATTGGCCATTACGTTTCTCAACTGATCAGTGACAATGCAACCATCCAGGTGGGATTTGGAACGCTGCCCAATGAAATACTGCTCTACTTAAAGGATAAACGTAATCTCGGAATCCATACTCAGGTTATTACAGATGCATTTTTGCCCTTATTGGAACAAAAAGTAGTGACATGCAAAAAGAAAAATCACATGCCGGGAAGGGTGGTGGCCTCTTTGTGCATGGGCTCCCGAAAACTGTACGATTACGTGGATGATAATTCTCTGATTAATCTGCTTCCATCCGAATATGTGAATGATCCCAATGTGATCGCCATGAACAACAATCTGATCTCCATTAGTTCAGCGTTGGAGGTGGATTTGACAGGTCAAATAAACTCGGACTCAGTGGGATATAAATTTTACAGCGGTATCGGTGATCAGGTGGATTTTATCAGGGGCAGTGCCATGTCAAAAAATGGATTTTCCATCATAGCCCTCCCTTCAACTGCTCAAAATGGTCGTTTGTCCAGGATTGTCTCACACTTGAGTGAAGGCGCTGGTATGGCAACCACCCGCGGAGATGTCAATTTTGTGGTGACGGAGTACGGCATCGCCGAACTTCAGGGAAAAAGCATTTATCAAAGGGTCATGGAGCTTGCCCAGATAGCCCACCCGAAATTCAGGGATGAATTGATTCAACATGCAAAGAAACAGCATTTCATTTTTGCCGACCAACTTCCTCCCAGTGAGGATGACCTGCTTTTTCTTGAAGATTATAAAACCGTATTCAACTTAAGGGACGGCCGAACCATTGGATTTAGACCCCTCATGTCTGCAGATGAGTTTGACTTTAGAAATTTTTTCTACTCCCTTCATGAGGAGACCATCTATCGTCGTTTTTTTTATAGAAAACGGGTGCTTCCCCGTCGAGAAATCCAAAAAATCCGGGTCAATGTAGATTATCGCAAAAACATGACCCTAATCGGTTTAATACCCATAGGTGGCCATAAAGAGATTGTGGCAGTCGCCTCCTATGCCGAAGAAAGTCAGGATAAGTACGCAGAAGTTGCCTTTGTGGTGGGAGAGAATTATCAAAGGTTGGGACTCGCCTCTTTTATGTTGAAGCAGTTGGAAAACATTGCAAAGGAAAACGATTTTATCGGTTTTAAAGCTGTGGTACTCAAAGAGAACCGTGGCATGATCAATGTGTTCAAAAAACATTATCCTGAACTTGTCAAAATCAAAGATGACGGCATGGAAATGGAATTGCAGATGAAATTTGAGTGA
- a CDS encoding integrase, with protein sequence MDTDNLKVIPTLTLDDRFNLLLHKKIMNKKGSAKRASKKYYKDQYQKTGIIPGPLLLVEKKVMEGRKCSGRPRSFSEQVRRRFIEMVKESCDPSSQRFIFITHKARTIKNYHHWLEKEFKKRISIHALRHCVYRENLKSYLNKPDFEDDIPVKNSFKPEPVFDLIQMDGCIFRYFKIRNDKGHWQKPQVIEFYDTGSRYMFVLDAYFSESSWNSVNLFTKFLLDRPFPQKKIRIRPDNAKGFLNLKRPINDLNLKHSTPNGFYMEPDFSRIHAPKDKAHLESSHRSLHNFEIRIIKAFEKRIVKTEPGYIFKKGKQEKITVTLLDINLDELKTSSLMEKYRHEHNCTRHYFSEKGKVSAWVPDKKLTDFFKTFTSTLTFCTDQVKEHMKYGFRKTKATVSKQKTIRFENQDYYVTMGVDKFSSHKSTPVQISRYNDKLFLFEPREDGIFWGEALARKPFEKPLKVLTILPDKNELDQIIAFLEHNSMVVDRPLLIKNYKKGLSMPMAKQILQHNQKRYTTYIKKMQQPTNIKGAVLFNAFILDCESHYRRIHVAPYAFSGEI encoded by the coding sequence ATGGACACGGATAACCTGAAGGTCATACCTACTCTGACGCTTGATGACCGTTTCAATCTTTTGCTCCATAAAAAGATCATGAACAAAAAAGGCTCGGCCAAACGAGCAAGTAAAAAATATTACAAAGATCAATATCAAAAAACCGGCATTATTCCGGGGCCACTCCTACTTGTGGAAAAGAAGGTCATGGAGGGCCGCAAGTGCAGTGGACGTCCCCGTTCTTTCTCCGAACAGGTCCGCAGACGTTTTATAGAAATGGTAAAAGAGTCGTGTGATCCGTCAAGCCAACGGTTCATCTTTATTACCCATAAGGCAAGAACCATTAAAAATTATCACCACTGGCTTGAGAAAGAGTTCAAAAAGAGGATCTCCATCCATGCCCTCAGGCACTGTGTTTACCGTGAAAACCTCAAATCATATTTGAATAAACCAGATTTCGAGGACGATATTCCGGTCAAAAATAGTTTTAAACCAGAACCGGTGTTTGATCTGATCCAGATGGATGGCTGTATTTTTAGATATTTTAAGATCAGAAACGACAAGGGTCATTGGCAAAAGCCCCAGGTCATAGAATTTTATGATACGGGCTCTCGTTATATGTTTGTCCTGGATGCGTATTTTTCCGAAAGCAGTTGGAACTCCGTGAACCTGTTCACCAAATTTTTACTGGATAGGCCATTTCCCCAAAAAAAGATTCGTATCCGGCCGGATAATGCCAAGGGCTTTTTAAATCTTAAGCGCCCCATCAACGACTTGAATTTGAAACATTCCACCCCGAACGGGTTTTATATGGAACCTGATTTCTCAAGGATCCATGCTCCCAAGGATAAGGCTCACCTGGAATCATCCCACCGCAGCCTTCATAATTTTGAAATCCGAATCATCAAGGCGTTTGAAAAAAGGATCGTAAAGACAGAGCCCGGGTACATCTTCAAAAAAGGAAAACAAGAAAAAATCACCGTTACCCTCCTTGATATAAATTTGGATGAGTTAAAAACAAGCTCACTTATGGAGAAATATCGCCATGAACACAACTGTACACGCCACTATTTCTCTGAAAAAGGAAAAGTCAGTGCCTGGGTGCCGGATAAAAAGCTCACAGACTTTTTTAAAACATTTACCAGCACACTGACCTTTTGTACTGATCAGGTCAAGGAGCACATGAAATATGGATTTAGAAAAACAAAAGCCACGGTATCAAAGCAGAAGACCATCAGATTTGAAAATCAGGATTACTATGTGACCATGGGTGTAGACAAGTTCAGCTCCCATAAAAGTACACCCGTTCAGATATCCAGATACAATGACAAGCTTTTCCTTTTTGAGCCCAGGGAGGATGGTATTTTTTGGGGAGAAGCCCTTGCCCGAAAGCCCTTTGAAAAGCCGTTAAAAGTATTGACCATATTGCCGGACAAAAATGAGCTGGATCAGATCATCGCCTTTTTGGAGCACAACAGCATGGTCGTCGATCGGCCCCTCCTGATTAAAAATTATAAAAAAGGTCTTTCCATGCCCATGGCAAAGCAAATCCTTCAGCATAACCAGAAAAGATACACCACCTATATAAAAAAGATGCAGCAACCCACGAATATAAAAGGGGCAGTGCTGTTCAATGCTTTTATTCTCGATTGTGAAAGCCATTATCGAAGAATCCATGTGGCACCGTATGCGTTTTCTGGAGAAATATGA
- a CDS encoding cobalamin B12-binding domain-containing protein, whose product MPARINEKYIIKQLCTAVAAMDETATISWAVKASEKKINLHLLVHDGLCKGLEIVSEKYETGEYILPQLVDLSKLLDTTMSILNSGGIPAPDVRQQVIVMGVVEGDIHDIGKNILKLMLTPLGFRIIDMGRDVPIPLFVQTAIREKADMICISSSLSTTLPGISQVMNQLKSNGVNGDIKLIVGGDAVSDAFAARIGADGYAPNAAMGVKLIKSLLTEND is encoded by the coding sequence ATGCCTGCAAGAATTAACGAAAAATATATCATAAAGCAATTATGCACTGCAGTGGCCGCCATGGACGAAACAGCCACTATATCATGGGCGGTCAAGGCATCTGAAAAGAAGATAAATCTCCATCTGCTTGTCCATGACGGTCTTTGTAAAGGGCTTGAAATTGTAAGTGAAAAATATGAAACAGGGGAATATATCTTACCTCAATTGGTTGATTTATCGAAATTGCTGGATACTACCATGAGTATTCTCAATTCCGGCGGCATACCTGCCCCGGATGTCCGCCAGCAGGTAATCGTCATGGGTGTGGTGGAAGGAGACATCCATGATATAGGAAAAAATATATTAAAATTGATGCTGACACCTCTTGGCTTTCGGATAATTGATATGGGCCGAGATGTACCCATACCGCTTTTTGTACAAACTGCGATCAGAGAAAAAGCAGATATGATTTGCATTTCTTCAAGTCTCAGCACCACACTTCCGGGAATATCCCAGGTCATGAATCAGCTTAAAAGCAATGGTGTTAATGGTGATATCAAGTTGATTGTCGGAGGTGACGCAGTATCAGACGCCTTTGCTGCCAGAATCGGCGCAGATGGCTATGCCCCTAATGCTGCCATGGGGGTAAAACTGATTAAATCATTGCTTACCGAAAACGATTGA
- a CDS encoding CHC2 zinc finger domain-containing protein, whose protein sequence is MPKKFSSQELFELRNFIPVEMLIREQLEMPSKISEGFFRFLCPICNEFQTAINPATNLARCFRCEKNFNTIDLVMTVQRIGFKESVLFLKRLMVKVPNQNKDARQGLQNFIGGIGQTMPGGLG, encoded by the coding sequence ATGCCAAAAAAATTTTCATCCCAAGAGTTGTTTGAATTAAGAAATTTTATCCCTGTGGAGATGTTGATAAGGGAGCAACTGGAAATGCCATCAAAAATCAGTGAAGGCTTTTTCCGTTTTCTGTGCCCGATCTGTAATGAATTCCAGACAGCCATAAACCCAGCCACCAACCTGGCCCGGTGCTTTCGATGTGAAAAAAACTTCAACACCATCGATCTTGTGATGACTGTTCAGAGAATCGGGTTTAAAGAGAGCGTTCTGTTCTTAAAACGCCTGATGGTCAAAGTTCCGAATCAGAACAAAGATGCCAGACAGGGGTTGCAAAATTTTATCGGAGGCATCGGCCAGACCATGCCGGGAGGATTAGGATAA
- a CDS encoding YkgJ family cysteine cluster protein: MKEKIPGLGKIYSDFVESTGEFKKDASCSKGCGFCCKEAGSIDITTLEGLVIRQAMKDFSRSRQKSLTKSFQQEIKKREKGLTVPCPFLMKNNACMIYEVRPFSCRRIYSIHVCTQENPPAVNRQAMEVADQSIKALQQLDNTGYSGHLSYILYMLSIPAFMEVYETGGFKPQEVMAFGKSHKIVINNMMG; encoded by the coding sequence ATGAAAGAAAAAATACCGGGGCTTGGCAAAATATATTCAGATTTTGTTGAAAGCACCGGGGAATTTAAAAAAGATGCCTCCTGTTCAAAGGGTTGCGGGTTCTGCTGTAAAGAGGCCGGCAGCATAGATATTACCACCTTAGAAGGCCTTGTCATCCGTCAGGCCATGAAGGACTTTTCAAGATCCCGCCAGAAAAGTTTGACCAAAAGTTTCCAGCAGGAAATTAAAAAAAGGGAAAAAGGGCTCACGGTTCCCTGTCCCTTTTTGATGAAGAACAATGCCTGCATGATTTACGAGGTCAGACCTTTTTCCTGCCGCAGGATCTATTCCATCCATGTATGCACCCAGGAAAATCCCCCGGCAGTGAATCGCCAGGCCATGGAAGTCGCGGACCAATCCATTAAAGCCCTGCAGCAACTTGATAATACCGGATATTCCGGACATCTCTCCTATATCCTCTATATGCTTTCGATTCCCGCCTTTATGGAGGTTTATGAAACAGGCGGTTTCAAACCCCAGGAGGTCATGGCGTTTGGAAAATCCCATAAGATTGTCATTAATAATATGATGGGGTAA